The Streptomyces sp. NBC_00102 genome segment GCGAAGTACAGCAGAGTGTGCGCGGAGTCGATGCCGCCGAGGAAGGGGCGGTCGAAGCTGGTCCTGCGGTTTCCGGTGCTGTACTCGCGGGGTATCCGCGGGTCCTCCCCCACCGGCCAGTGGACCTCGCCGGTCTCCCGGTCCCGCCAGGGCACGTAGCGCCGGATGTCGTCGGAGGCGGACAGCGGCAGCAGATCGATCGCGAAACGCCCGGGGTCCTTGGCCACGATGGAACCGGGCGTCAGTGCGAACACCCCGATGCCCGAGGTGGTCCACAGCTTCTCGTGGTGCTGGAGGAACTCGTACGTCGCCAGCGCCTCCGCCCGGGTCTCGGTGGGGAAGCCGGTGAAGCCCATCATCTGGGCGGCGATGCCGTTGCGTGCCAGCTCGGCCAGGACGTCGGGGACGACGTCGATCCCGACCCCCTTGTCGATGAGGTCGAGGATCCGCTGGGCGCCGGACTCGTAGCCGAAGGAGATCGCGACGCAGCCGGAGGCCGCGAGGAGTTCACCCACGGCACGCTTGGGGAACGTGCGTTCCAGCCGCAGCTCGGCGGACCACCGCAGGTCCAGCGTCGATTCCACGAGAGCGGCGGCGAGGGTGCGCAGATAGCGGGGGGACATGGCGTCCACCGCGAAGTACAGGGTCCTGCCGTGGCGGCTCGCCTCCCGCAGGTCCTCCAGTACGGCGGCGACAGGGCGTTCACGTGACGGCGAGGTCGGCCGGTCGGTGTTGAGGCCGTAGTCGCAGAAGGTGCACTTGTTCCAGTAGCAGCCCCGGGTCGGGCTGTAGAGGATCACCGGCTCGGGTGCCCAGTAGCGCTCCCAGTCCCACACGTCGTACGCGGGGGAGGCGAGCGCCGCCACATCGCTGTACGCGATGTCGGGTTCCGGCCGGCTCCTGGTCATCACGCCGCCGATGGCCTCGAAGGCGTCGCCGCCCCGGACCGCGCCGTTGCCGACCGCGTCGAGGATGCCGATGAGGGCGGTCTCGCCCTCGCCGGGGACGATGAGGTCGGCGTCCTGGAAGATCCGCCACGGGGACGCGGGGTCCGGGGCGTACTTGACCACGTCGCCGACCTCGGTGCCGCCGAAGACGATCACCGTGTCGGGCAGCACGGTGCGGATCAGGCGGGCCATCCTCAGGGCGACGGGCAGCTGGCTGGTGTAGTTGACCGACAGGCCCACCACCGCCCAGGGGCGTTCGCGCAGTTTCGGGACGAACTCGTCGGCGAAGTACCCCTCGAAGGGGCGGGCGACGGCCGCCGGGATCGCCGGGTCGGACAGGTCCGCCGTACTGCACAGGTTGACGGCGGACTTCACCCGCATCGAGAAGCCGTCCGCCGCGCCGGGCGGCATCTCCAGGGCGATCAGGTCCCACCACCGGCTCATCACCGCGACCGCCTGGGCGTAGGTCGGGGGGTGGTAGAAGTGCTCGGGGTCCTGGAACACGCCGATCGCGTCGCGGGCCGAGGTGGCGCTCAGGCCCTCGGCGGCCAGCGCCTGCCGGTAACGGATCTCGTCGTGCCGGCGCGGGGCGGCGGACCTGGCCTCGATCTCGGCGCGGGCGAGCCGGGCCGCGGCGAGCGTCGCGCCGAAGCGCTCGGGGTCGGCGAGGTAGGTGAAAGCGTCGAGGTTGGCGTCCACACAGGCGTACTCGGTGTGGCCGGCCTCGCGGGCGGCGCCCACGAGGTACGGGATCGAGTGGTAGGCGGTCGTCGGGTCGGTCACCGGCGGGTTGACCAGCAGGTAGGCGGTGTTGCCGGTGCCCCGGCCCGGCCGCCGGCCGTGGTTGGGCTCCCCCTCGAACCGTGGCATGCCCAACGGGACGAACACGCTCATCGCTGTGACTCCTGACTGTTGTCCTGCCGTGGATGCGTGGCACGGGCGGCCGGCACGCCGGATGCGGCGCCGCTCGCCGGGGCCCCCGGCGGTACGGGGGCCGATGGGGCGTACTCGGTTCCGGAGCGGTGGTCGCGGAAGGCGCGCTGGGTGAGCGCGCCCAGTACGGACAGGGCGATGGCCGCGCCCGCCACCGGGAAGAACGGGGCCGCGCCGAGGTGGCGGACCCCGAAGCCGGCGACGGCCACGGAGACCGGGAAGGTGCCCATGACGGCCAGCATGACCAGGCTCATGACCCTGCCGATGAGTGCCGGAGGGGCCCAGACCTGGAGCAGCGTCACCACGACGATGTTCTGCCAGCCGCTGGCCAGCGCGTAGACGCACACGCACACCGCGGCGCCGACCAGTCCCCCGGCGTACGGGACGGCGCTCAGGGCGATGCCCATGACGACCGCCAGGGCCGCGAAGAGATAGGCGGGCGACTCGGCCGGCCGACTGCGGGCGGCCACCAGCGATCCGGCCAGACCGCCCAGGCTCAGACAGGTCAGCAGGACGCCGTAGCCGGTGGCCCCCATACCCTGGTGGGCCAGTTCGGGCAGGGCCACCTCGATCGTGCCGTTGAAGGCAAGGTTGCAGACGAGTGCCACCACCAGGACGACGTGCAACAGCCGTCCGTGGCGCAGCAGTTCGACGAAGGACGTCTCGCGGGCCGGGGGCTCTTCGGCGCCCGCGGGCCCGTCCTGCCGCGGCGCGTCCGCGTCCGCGCCGGAGCGTATCCGGGCGAGCACCAGCGCCGACACGAGGAAGGACGCGGCGTCGACCGTGAGCGCCGGGCCCGCGTCGAAGGCGGCCACCAGGGCGCCGCCCGCCGTCGGCCCGAGGAGTCCGCCGACCTGGTTGACCATGGTCGACAGGGCGTTGCCCCGGCCCAGGTCCTCCTTGGGCAGCAGGGCGGGCAGAAGGGTGTACGAGGCGGGAATGAAGACCCCGGAGCAGGCGCCCAGGACGACGGCGATGGGCGCGAGCTGGGCCAGGGTCGGTGTCCCGGTCGAGGCGAGCACCGCGAGGATGCCCACGGCCACGGCCCGCACCAGGTCGGCCACGAGCATCACCCGCCGGCCGCCGATCCGGTCGGCCACCACGCCGCCCAGCGGAATGGTGACGACGCGGGGGATGCCGTAGCAGGCCAGGACCGTGCCGAGCAGGACGGGGCCGCCGTCACCGGAGAGAATCAGCCACGGCAGCGCCACGGCGTAGCAGTAGTCGCCGACCGTGGAGGAGAGCTGCCCGGCGAGCAGCAGCCGGAAGCCGCGCACCGACATCGGTCCGCTCGTCAGTGCCGTACGGAGCCTCTGTCTGGCCGGTGCCACGTGTCCTCCTCGTGCTGGTGCCGGTGCTCAGCCGCCTGAGGGCTGTCCCGTAATCCGTGGTGGATCAGTGCGCGGCATCGGATGCGGTGCATCGCAAGGCGGAGGAGCGTCCGCGTACTGGATGTATGGGGACGTTCCGACAACGCGGCGAGGTGCCGTAGCTGTCGTCGCGCACCCACCAGGGATTGCGGGACAGCCCTTGGCGGGCCGTTGACCGTTCACGGCCGCCCGCCCGACGGGATTCGTCAGACACGGCCTACGTCCAGGTCCAGGAACTCGCGGATCACCGCGGTCACGGTGGGTGGCGGCGGCAGCCCGAGGTTCTTGCGTACGTCGCCGGAGGAGATCTGCCAGGCGGGAGCGGGCACCGGGTCCACCACGGCGTGGCCGTCGGCGCGCAGCCGGTCCACGTTCCGGCGGACGGCGGGACGCTCCCACATCAGGCTGTTCATGCTCGGGAAGAACAGCACCGGGCGCTCATGGGCGAGGAGTGCCGAGCTGAGGAGTCCGGAGGCGAGTCCGTTGGCGGCCTGGCCGAGCATGTTGGCGGTGGCGGGCAGGACGACGAACCGGTCCGCCCAGACGGCGGGGGCGACATGACCGGTCGTCAGTTCGTCCTCGCCGTCGCAGTACACGTCCCGGCACAGCAGACGCATGGTGGCGGCCGGGACGAGCACGGCTGCGGAGCGGGTCATGGCCATGCGGATCTCGACGCCGGGTCCGAGGCCGGTGCGCAGGGCCATGAGGTACTGCGGAACGGCGAGTACGTTGCCGGAGCCGCACACCCCGATGAGCAGCCGGCGAGGGGAGTCCGGGCCGGTCTCCACCGTCATCACCGGGCTCCGGCGGGCTCACCGGCCGCCTCGCCCAGGCCGACTTGGGCGGCGGCGAGATCGAGCCTGTCCTGGACGTTGTACTTGTAGCTGGGGCAGGGCGGATGGCCCTCCTGCCAGGCCTTGGGGCAGGCGCCGCCGCAGGTGGGCATGAAGACGCAGCCCTTGCACCAGGTGGTGCCCTCGGCGATCTCGTCGTTCCAGCCGTCGAAGGGGCCCAGCGGCCGGACCGGTTCGGTGCCCGCCCGGTCGATGTGTATCAGCGGGAGACTGCGCTCGGCCTCGGGGACCAGGGGGTACTCGCTGCACGAGAAGATGTTGCCGGTGCTGCTGATGATCTCGGACGAGCGGGTCGTGGCGGGGCAGAGGACCTTCCGTGCGGTGGTCGGCATCAGCTGCGTGTGCAGCCCGTGCTCCGCGAGCAGCCGGAGCCACCCCGTCTCGCGTGCGGCGAACTCGTGCTTGGACACCTCGATCGCCGATACGTCGTTCCCCCACGAGTGGACGGGAAAGATCGAGAAGGACACGCGGGGGTGGCTGAAACCCAACTCCGCCATCAGCTCGATATAGCGGGGTACGGAGTCCTGGTTGTGTACATCTACATTCGTCCGGAACGAGAAATGGGTGGGGCCAAGATCCGGTTCGTCGAGTACGGAACGCACGGCGCGCACGATGTTCCAGAAAGATCCGCGTCCGCTTTTCAGTGGCCGGTGTTCATTGTGTATGTCCGGCGGCCCGTCGATCGTGATCTCGAAATGGGTGACCCCGCAGTCGTGGATGAGCGTGTTGATTTTCTTCGGGGTGAGGAGGGAGCCGTTGGTGACGATCACCGAGGAGTAGGCGACCCCGCGCTCGGCGGCGGCGGCGACGAACCGGGGGGCGAGGTCACGGATGACCGCGTAGCCCATCATCGGCTCGGCCCCGAACCAGTCGATGCGGGCGCTGCGGGTCTCCGGGGCGTTCACGGCGCGCAGCACGCGGTCGCGGACCCGGCTGCGGTGGGTGTGGGTCAGCCCGCCCCGGGTGTGCTCCTGCCCGCAGTAGGCGCACCCCATGTTGCAGTAGGAGGTCGGCAGGAGGGCGATGTGCACGGCCGAACGCTCCGCCGAAGCCCGTCGGTTGCGGTCGAGCACGGCGGACAGCTCGTCCTCGCCGGCCGGTACGAGCAACTGGGCCGCTCGCAGGGCGCCGGTCCACGCCGGGGTGAGCGCGCCGGCGTCGCCGGCCTCCAGTGCCCGCGCGGTGGGGAGGTCCACCGCGACGGTGCTCGCGGTGCGGGTGCTGTAGGCGAGCCGGACCGGGACGCCGGTGGTGTCGGCGTACGCACGGTCGCTCAGCACCAGGTATCTGCTGACTTGGTCCATCATCACGCTCCAACTGGGTGTCCGGGCGCACGGCGGTCCGGTGGGTCCGGCGGCAGGTGCCGCCGGACCCACCGGGTCGGGAATCAGCAGAGGACGTTGACCTGGTTGTCGTTCACCTGGCCCTCGACCGCGGCCGACACGGCGTTGAGCCGGGCCTGGATGGAGCCGAGGACGGCGACCTCGTCCGGGCTGAGGGCGCTGAAGACATCGCGCTCGGACTCCGACAGCAGGTCGACCGGGGTGCCGGCGCTGCGCAACGCGTCGAGGGGTGCTTGCGACATGGGTCACTCCTTCATGGAGACGGTCACGGACTGGTGCAACGGCAAGGCTGCTCCGGCGCACCCGGGCTCCACATCCCTCGAATGACTATGAATCCGGTGGCTTGTGGTCCGCTTGAGGCGCGCTTGTCGGGAGCATGACCCGCAGCTACTCTCATGCCCAGGAGTACGGCATTTCTCTGCCGGCCACCGCTTCGCTCACCGAAGTGAGGGGTAAAGGGTTTGACCAGGCGTGAGATTTTGATTGCTTCGCTCGTGGCCGCCGGCTCCTCGAACCGGGATATCGCCGAGGCTCTGTGCATCAGCCCGCACACCGTGGCGGCTCACTTATGCAACATGCTCCGAAGAACGGGCGCGTCGAATCGTACGGAAATGATTGCGCGACTGTACGCGCAGGGTGTTCTGGTCCAGGGGATCTGGCCGCCGCTGCCCGCGGACGAGCGGAAGCGGCAGGAGGTCCCCGGTGCCGTCGGCACCCTCGCGGCGGTGACGGTCGCGGAGCGCTCCATCGGATCGGCCGGCGCCCCTCGCGACTGGCCGCACTACGGGAACGAGGTACCGGTCGCCATGTCCTTCGACGCCCTGCACGCACTACGTGAGGCCGGCCACCCGGTGGACCTGCTGGCGGTCGAGCAGCGCTCGGTCCTCTCGGCGCTCAGCGAGCACGAGGTCCAGGTCCTCAACGCCGTCAAGGAACGGCTGGAAGCGGTGTCCGGTGAGGTGGAAGGACAGGACCTCAAGCTCCTGTGAACGGCGCCGCACGGTGCGGCGGTTGCCGTGCCACGGTGCCGGACGGAGCCCGGTTCTGCCCGGAGTGCGGCACACCGGTCGTCGTGGGGGCACCGTCGTCGGACAGCCGCAGAATCGTCACGGCGCTCTTCGTCGACCTCGTCGGCTCGACGGTGCTCGCCGAGACCCTGGACCCCGAAGCGCTGCGGCGCACGATGGACCGGTACTACCGGGCCTGCACGACGGCGGTCACCGAACACGGGGGCGTGGTCGAGAAGTTCATCGGCGACGCCGTGATGGCCGTCTTCGGGGCGTTCGTCACCCATGAGGACGACGCGCTGCACGCGGTCCGGGCGGCGTGCGCCGTCCGGGAGGCCGTGACGGCCATGGGGACCGGTGCCCAAGGGTCCGGTGCGGGGGTGTCGCTGGACACCCACTGCGGAATCGCTTCGGGAGAGGCCGTGGTGGCGGGGGCTCTCGGCGGCGCGGCCAGGGTGGTCGGGGACGTCGTGCACACCGCCGCCCGCCTCCAGTCGCACGCCGAGCCGCACGAGATCCTCATCGGTGAGGAGACGGCCCGCCTGGTCGGCGGCCGGGTCCGTATGGAGGCCGTCGCACCGCTGCGGGTGAGGGGCAAACGCGAACCGGTCGCCGCCCGGCGGGTCCTGTCCGTCCTCGACGCGGCGAGCCGGGAGGACCTGGTCCCGCTTGTCGGGCGCGACGTCGAACTACGGCTTCTTCTGGACGAGTTCGCGGACATACGGGCCGAGCGCCGCAGCCTCCTCGCCACGGTCGCCGGTCCCCCGGGCATCGGCAAGTCGCGCCTGGTGCGGGAGTTCCTGGGCCGCGCCGGGGAGGATGCCGTCGTCCTGCGGGCCGGCTGCCAGGCGTACGGTGCCGGACTCGCCCACCGCCCGCTGGCCGAGGCGGTCTGGTCGCTGCCCGGCGGCTGGGAGGAAGCGCGAGGGGCGCTGGAGACGCTGCGCCCGAGCGCGGACCGCGCCGTCACCGCCCTCGCCGTCGCCCTCGGCATCCGCACCGAGAGCGGGCTCCCGGTGAGCGTCGACGAGATCGGGTGGGCGTTCCGGCGGCTCCTGGAGGCCCTGGGCCGCCACGCCCCGGTGATCCTGGTCCTGGAGGACTTCCAGTGGGCGCAGCCGACCCTCTCCGACATGGTCGCCGATTTCGGCAAAGGCGCCCGGGACACCCCGCTGCTGGTCGTCCGCGTGGCGCGCGCCGAGACGGACGCGGTGCCGGCCGGGGACCTCGCCCTGAGTCTCGACGCGCTGCCGCCCGCGCAGACCGAACGGCTGGTGGGACTGCTCGCGGACCGGGCGGAGGTCGCCGCGCAGGATGCGGTCGCCACCGAGGACGACCTGGCCCGGGTCGTGCGGGAGTGCGACGGCAACCCGCTCTTCGCCGAACTGCTCCTGGAGAACCTGGCCGGCCCACGGGCCGTGGACCAGGGCGTTCCCACGTCCATCCGGGTCCTGTTGACGGCCTGGCTGGACCGGCTGCCCGCTACCGACCGGGCCGTACTGGAACGAGCGGCGGGGGTGGGCGGGTCGTTCACCGTCGAGGACGTGCGCGCACTCGCCGCGGACGAGCCGGCGCTGGCGGGCGGAGTCCTCGACGACGCCTTGGCCAGGCTGCTGCGCTCCCGGGTGATCCACCTGTCCGGCCCGCCCGGCACGTACCGGTTCACCCGCGCGCTGGCCCGGGACACGTTGTACGAGATGACCTCCAAGGCCCGGCGCGCGGCCTGGCACACCGTGCTCGCGGACCGGCTCGAAAGCCGTCCACCGGGCCCGGCCGCGGAGAGCGACCTCGCCCACCGCCTGGAGTCCGCGTGCCGCCTGCTGTCCGAGGCCGATCCGGGCGATCCCGGGCTGCCCGCGCTGACCGGGCGCGCTGCCCGCGCCCTGGTGGCCACCGGGTACCGGGCGCTGCACCGCCGGGACCTGCCCGCGGCCGTCTCGCTGATGGAACGCGGGCGCGGTCTCACTCCGGACGGCGACCCCCAGCACCGGGTGCTCGCCGCCCGCATCACCGACGTGTATGCCGCGCTGGGCCGTTGGGACAGCGCCCGGCAGGCCGTGGCGGAGGCGGAGCGCAGGAACGGGGACGACGTTCCGACCCGCGAAACCTGCGCCATCCTGCGGCAGCTGATCGCTCTGCGCTCGGGCGGAGCGGAGCCCGCCGACGCCCCGTACGCCCCGGGTGCCGCACATGCCGTGCCCGGTCCGGCGGACGACCTCAGCTGGTGCAGGCTGCACCAGCTGTCCTCGCTGCGGAGCTTCGCCGAGGGCCGGGTCGGCGCGGCGGAGGGCTCGATGCGCGACGCGCTCTCCCGGGCGCGCGGGCTCGGCGACACCTATGAGGGGAACCGCATCCTCGCGTCGATCTGTGAGCTGACGCAGTGGTCGCCGACCCCGCTCACCCAGGCCATCGACCTCTGCGAGGAGTTGGTCCGGCGGTTCGACGGCGACCGGAGCCTGCTCGTGCCGGTCCTGCTCACCAGGGCCCGGCATCTGGCCCTGTCGGACCGGGTGGACGCGGCCCGCGAGGACATCGCGCTGGTCCGCAGGCACTGCGACGACCTGGCACTGACCCTCGGAACGCTCGCGGCCGGCCAGACGGCGGGGTTCGTCGAGTCCCTCGCCGGGGCGCACCTGCCGGCCGCCGGCCACTACACGGCCGCGGCGGACGGGCTCGCCGCTCTGGGGCAGACGCGGACGGCGGCAACCCTGCGCCTGTACGCGGCCCGGGAGCGGTTCTGCGCCGGAAACGGCTCCGGTCCGGAAGCGGCCGAGCTCGCCGGGCCGCCCGCGGACCGGCCGGAGGAGACCCGTACCCGGGCCGTCCGGCTGGCGCTGCGGGCGCGGGTCCGGGCGCGGGCCGGGGCGTACGAGGACGCGGTCGGGGACGCCGAGCGGGCGACCGCCGCCCTGGACGGCACCGACGACCCCTGCCTCATCGGTGACGTCTGGTTCGAGGCGGCCCGGGTGCTGGACGCCGCCGGTGAACCGGAGCGCGCCCGGCATGCCGCCGGGCGGGCGCTGGACGCCCTGACGGCGAAGGAGGCCGTGCTCCCCGCCCGGACGGTACGGGCGTGGAGAGCGGCCGGACCGGGGGAGAACCGATGAGCGATCCACCCTGGAGACGGCCCGCGCGGCCCTACACGCCGGGTGTGCCGGCCTGGGGCGTGACGAGGGCGCAGGCGAGTGAGAGGTTCGCGTCCGTCCCCTTGGAATCGGTCTCCCCCCAGTGGGCGTGGGGCGGATCCGACGGTTCCGGGGTCCGGGTGTGCGTCGTGGACAGCGGGATCGAGGGCGGCCACCCGGTGGTCGGCCCGGTCGACCTCGCCATGACGGCCGTCACGGCCGAGGACGGCGAGGTGGAGATGGTGCCGTGCGAGCCCACCGACCGCGCCGGACACGGCACCGCCTGCGCCGGGGTGATCCGGTCCCTCGCACCGGGGGTCTCGCTCTCGTCGGTCCAGGTGCTGACCGACGGCAAGACGGGCAGCGGCCCGGCGCTCGTCGCCGGGCTCTCCTGGGCCGTCGAGCAGAACTTCGACGTCATCAACCTGAGCCTGGCGACGACCCGGCCGGCCCTGACCGCGCAGCTCCACGAGCTCGTCGACCGGGCCTACTTCCGCCGGTGCGCGCTCGTCGTCTCCGCGCACAACCGGCCGGTACCCAGCTATCCCTGGTCGTTCTCCTCGGTGATCTCCGTCGCGAGCCACGACGAGGACGATCCGATGACGTACTACTACAACCCCGCGCCGCCCGTGGAGTTCCACGCGCGCGGTGTGCGCGTCCCCGTGGCGTGGCCCGGTGGCGGCACCATCCGCTCGACCGGCAACAGCTTCGCCGCTCCGCACATCTCGGGCCTGTGCGCGCTGATCCTCGGCAAGCACCCCTGGCTCACGCCGTTCCAGCTCAAGACGGTGCTGTTCCTCTGCGCCGGGAACACCACCGGTCGACTTGGAGGTGCGCATGACGAAACCCGTTGACGCCGCGACGCCCGTGGAGCGCCGCCTGCTGCAGTCCATCGTGGAAGTCGCGCGCCATGCCTTCGGCGCCGCGGCCTCCTCGATCTTCCTCATCGATCCGGAGACCGGCGACCTGGTCTTCGAGGCCGTGGCCGGTGAGGGCGACGGCCAACTCGTCGGCACGCGTTTCCCGGCGGGGACCGGCATCGCGGGCTGGGTCGCCTCGTCGGGCCAGTCGATGCTCATCGACGACCTGCGCGAATCGCGGCACTTCTCCGGCGAGGCCGCCGCTTCCACCGGGTACGTGCCCGACAGCATCATGGCCGCACCGCTGTTCGGCGACGACGAATGCGTGGGCGTACTGGAGGTACTGGACAGGGGCGCCGGCGCCGCGCGGGAGATGGCGGACGTCGAACTCCTCGGGCTCCTCGCCGACCAGGCCGCCATCGGGCTCGAACTGCTCACCCGGCTGCGCGCCGCCGATCCGAGCAACCGTTCCGACAAGGCCCTGCGGCTCCTGGAGATGGCGGAATCGCTGCTGGCCCCGACCCATGGCTGAGCGGTGCGTGCTGCTGCTCACCCGACGGGACGACAGGGAGGCGACCGAGGCGTCCACCCTGCTGCACCGCATCGGGGTGCCCGTGCACCGGCTCGACGCGGACGGCCTGGCGGGCGTCCGGGCCGTTCACGGGCCGGACGGTGTACTGACCCTGGACGGGCACCGGTTCGCCCCCACGGTGACCTGGCTGCGCCACTATTCCCTGCGGGCCGCGCCGGCCGGACCGCCGGGCGGTCCGGCCGGGGGGCGGATGGTGTACCGGGACGCGTGGACCGCGCTGGCCCAGCAGCTGGCCGCCACCTCCCCGGCCACCGTCGGCGCCGCCGATCCGGGGCAGCTGGTGCAGCGGGCCCGGGCCCTGGCGCTCGGTGTACGCGTCCCGCGCGGGCTGGTCACCACCGACCCGGCGGACGCGGCCGGGCTGCTCCCGGCCGAGCGGTACGTGCTGAAGGTCCTCGACCGGCATTACGCGGAGCCGGAGCCCGGACGGCTCGACTGGTACCTGCCGCAGGTCCTGGACCGGGACCGGCTCGCCGGCCTGCCCGGCCTGCCCCGGGGCACACCGGTGATGCTCCAGGAGTACGTCGAGCACGACGCCGAGTACCGGGTCTACCTCGCCGGGGACGAGGTGCACGCCTTCGAGGTGGCCAAGGAGCACCCCGAGGACATCTGGACCCGCCCGGACGAGGTGGTGGTACGTCAGGTCCTGCCCCCGGCCGCCGTGGCGTCGGCGGCACGCGCCATCGCCCGGGAGACCGGTGTCCTCTTCGGGGCGTTCGACTTCCTTTGGGACCGGGACAGGGGCGAGCCGGTCTTCCTGGAGATGAACGCGCACGGCGACTGGGCCTTCTTCGAGCGTAAGGCCGGCGTCGACGTGGTGACCCGGGCCGTGGTGCGGACCGTACGGGACCTGCACCAGGCCGCCGTCGGCAACGCGCGCCCGGCGCCGGTCAGCCTGCTCGCCTTCCTCGGCGCGGGCCGGGACGGGTGACTGGTCCCACGGTGTACCGGGGACCGTGCCGAGGTATGCGGACGACCGGGCCGGAGGCTCAGGAGCCCTGGCCGAGCATGTCCAGCACCAGAGGGACGAGTTCGTCCGGGTCGGCCCCGGCGAGTGCTCCCAGGGTGCCGCCGTGGCGGCAGAGCACGATGCCCACGAACGCCGCCACCGCCAATTCCGCCCGCAACCGAGGCCGGTCCCGACCCTCGCGGGTGAAGCGCTCGCACAACGGGTCCACC includes the following:
- a CDS encoding GAF domain-containing protein, coding for MTKPVDAATPVERRLLQSIVEVARHAFGAAASSIFLIDPETGDLVFEAVAGEGDGQLVGTRFPAGTGIAGWVASSGQSMLIDDLRESRHFSGEAAASTGYVPDSIMAAPLFGDDECVGVLEVLDRGAGAAREMADVELLGLLADQAAIGLELLTRLRAADPSNRSDKALRLLEMAESLLAPTHG